A part of Prolixibacteraceae bacterium genomic DNA contains:
- a CDS encoding gliding motility-associated C-terminal domain-containing protein produces the protein MRSIYFKIWTLCCLWVATAGFVCAQTIDPDVTISRGAVHRFKATINDPMFTYEWKLKTLEGQKMNYTFKSTAVQSELIYFDKEGTYELSVTPTQKGNGCPGEPTIMVIKVGIVLESRFIAAHQDRHGNGFLGSCDETISLDGTKSTGERLTYEWGPKDHFDNPYIASATFNKNGVTSNTTVWLEVTDKFGSTHRTEKEIIFDPTPRAIVQGVSEISFDSWVTLDGSNSIGKSNVYYWSNKDPDAQDYGHVDNTDPSKMIVRKAGTYILKVMDRNGCTNSTEFAVNYNGTAPITQEDVGITKERVHVDIRVLRNDYDLENDMDTLSLKVFTNPLHGTAELVSKGLIKYTPDETYLGEDQFEYEICDSQGHCSTEFVKILVRAGVLKVIRGFSPNGDGINDRFEIKAIKMCKESEIHIYNRWGDLVYKNIRYGLDGETSWWDGIATEGMNNGNAVTSGTYYYILKTDSYPTKKGYIYLSK, from the coding sequence TTGAGATCAATATACTTTAAAATATGGACCTTATGTTGCCTTTGGGTAGCTACAGCTGGATTCGTTTGTGCTCAAACGATCGATCCAGATGTAACTATCTCTAGAGGTGCTGTGCATCGTTTTAAAGCTACGATCAACGATCCTATGTTTACTTACGAGTGGAAGTTAAAGACACTTGAAGGGCAGAAGATGAATTACACGTTTAAATCAACAGCAGTACAATCAGAATTAATCTATTTTGATAAAGAGGGAACCTATGAATTGAGTGTTACGCCAACACAAAAAGGGAATGGATGTCCAGGAGAGCCTACCATAATGGTTATCAAAGTAGGTATCGTACTAGAGTCTAGATTTATTGCAGCACATCAAGATCGTCATGGAAATGGTTTTCTTGGATCTTGTGATGAAACCATAAGCTTAGATGGAACCAAATCAACAGGAGAACGACTAACTTATGAATGGGGGCCTAAAGATCATTTTGACAACCCATATATTGCTTCTGCTACCTTCAATAAGAATGGAGTAACGTCTAATACTACGGTTTGGTTAGAAGTGACGGATAAATTTGGATCTACACATCGCACAGAGAAGGAGATCATTTTTGATCCAACTCCTAGAGCCATTGTACAGGGTGTATCTGAAATATCATTCGACTCATGGGTTACTCTTGATGGAAGTAATAGTATCGGAAAGAGTAATGTTTACTATTGGTCTAATAAAGACCCAGATGCCCAAGATTATGGACATGTGGATAACACAGATCCTTCGAAGATGATTGTTCGTAAAGCAGGAACGTATATCTTAAAAGTGATGGATCGTAATGGATGTACTAACAGTACAGAGTTTGCAGTAAACTATAATGGAACAGCTCCTATTACACAAGAAGATGTAGGGATTACAAAAGAGCGTGTGCATGTGGACATTAGAGTTCTTCGTAATGATTATGACTTAGAAAACGATATGGACACCTTGTCTTTAAAGGTCTTTACCAACCCATTGCATGGAACGGCTGAATTAGTATCTAAAGGGCTGATCAAATATACTCCTGATGAGACTTATCTTGGAGAAGATCAGTTTGAGTATGAGATATGTGATAGTCAAGGTCACTGTTCAACTGAGTTTGTTAAGATCCTTGTTAGAGCAGGAGTGTTGAAAGTAATAAGAGGATTCTCTCCTAATGGCGATGGTATTAATGATAGATTTGAGATCAAAGCCATTAAGATGTGTAAAGAGTCTGAAATTCATATTTATAACCGTTGGGGTGATCTTGTATATAAGAATATCCGATATGGATTAGATGGAGAAACTTCATGGTGGGATGGTATTGCCACAGAAGGAATGAATAATGGAAATGCGGTAACTTCAGGAACCTATTATTATATCTTGAAGACAGACAGTTATCCAACGAAGAAAGGTTACATTTATTTAAGTAAATAG
- a CDS encoding type IX secretion system membrane protein PorP/SprF, with protein sequence MRFHTNISYSFRKTLRTLLMLVCGILFSLTVRGQQDPLYSQYLNNLATINPAYVGVQESMNIKLLTRHQWTGFEGAPTTSTLAFTMPYQDNQMGFGGRIVYDGYGPVTQLGVYGDYAYHLDINPRRGRYLSFGISAGFNLFYADILGIGENQDDPAFIADMSNKFLPNVGIGIMYRDRDYLIGVSVPKLIENQVSVKDISRTSINKDMLHIYLLGAYKFKLDRDIVMKLATTVRYIRSTNIAADLHAFVTFYNNFTGGIMYRTGNSFGMSMQYDIREGIRLGYAYDMTSLEDTYSFPSTHELMLSYDIPSNKRRRYRRKSDYFF encoded by the coding sequence ATGAGATTCCATACTAACATATCATATTCATTTAGAAAGACGCTTAGAACGCTTCTAATGCTTGTATGCGGTATATTGTTCTCTCTTACAGTAAGAGGTCAGCAGGATCCCCTTTATAGCCAATATTTAAATAATCTAGCCACGATTAACCCTGCATATGTAGGAGTGCAAGAGTCAATGAATATCAAATTATTGACAAGACATCAATGGACTGGCTTTGAAGGGGCACCAACGACAAGTACACTGGCTTTTACTATGCCTTACCAAGACAATCAGATGGGATTCGGAGGGCGGATTGTATATGATGGTTATGGTCCTGTGACACAGCTTGGTGTTTATGGTGATTATGCTTATCACTTAGATATCAATCCTCGAAGAGGACGTTACCTAAGCTTTGGTATCTCTGCTGGTTTTAATCTGTTTTATGCAGATATTCTAGGAATAGGAGAGAACCAAGATGATCCTGCATTTATTGCTGACATGAGTAATAAGTTTCTTCCAAATGTAGGAATTGGAATTATGTATCGAGATCGAGACTATCTAATTGGAGTATCTGTACCTAAGTTAATTGAGAATCAGGTATCGGTTAAAGATATTTCAAGAACTTCAATTAATAAAGATATGTTACACATCTATCTTCTAGGTGCTTACAAGTTTAAGCTAGATAGAGATATTGTGATGAAATTGGCTACAACGGTTCGATATATACGTAGTACGAATATTGCAGCAGATCTTCATGCTTTTGTTACTTTCTATAACAACTTCACTGGAGGGATAATGTATCGAACAGGAAACTCATTTGGTATGAGTATGCAATATGATATAAGAGAAGGAATACGCCTAGGTTATGCCTATGATATGACTTCATTAGAAGATACTTATAGCTTTCCAAGTACCCATGAGTTAATGCTTAGCTATGATATACCTTCAAATAAAAGAAGGAGATATCGTCGAAAGTCAGATTACTTCTTTT